A part of Gemmatimonas groenlandica genomic DNA contains:
- a CDS encoding DUF3311 domain-containing protein: MTKPYRLLALVPAVAILGAPWFANRVEPRILGMPFLLGWIVFWVLMTSVVMAIIGALDVRDP; this comes from the coding sequence ATGACCAAACCGTATCGACTGCTGGCGCTGGTACCGGCAGTCGCGATTCTCGGAGCGCCGTGGTTTGCCAATCGCGTCGAGCCGCGCATTCTCGGTATGCCGTTTCTGCTTGGCTGGATCGTGTTCTGGGTGCTCATGACGTCCGTCGTCATGGCGATCATCGGCGCTCTCGACGTTCGCGACCCATGA
- a CDS encoding luciferase family protein, protein MGTIDLGALVAGIVKHWDGVEVLPYRFGGVEFRVDRREIGHVHVGGVADLLMPVRLRRDLVAAGRAEPHRTQPHSGWISFRMRSEHDVPAAVKLFRLNYERLRGMERPRSVTSVVTNPTMLADRSADDMPA, encoded by the coding sequence ATGGGCACCATCGACCTCGGCGCACTGGTCGCCGGAATCGTCAAGCACTGGGACGGCGTAGAAGTGCTGCCGTATCGGTTCGGCGGCGTCGAGTTTCGCGTGGACCGTCGGGAAATCGGACACGTACACGTCGGCGGTGTGGCCGATCTGCTCATGCCGGTGCGGCTCCGTCGCGACCTCGTGGCTGCCGGCCGCGCCGAACCCCATCGCACGCAGCCTCACTCGGGATGGATCAGCTTCCGCATGCGCAGCGAACACGACGTGCCGGCGGCGGTGAAGCTCTTCCGGCTCAACTACGAGCGGTTGCGTGGCATGGAGCGTCCGCGCTCGGTGACATCGGTGGTGACCAATCCCACCATGCTCGCCGACCGCAGCGCCGACGACATGCCGGCGTAA
- the ada gene encoding bifunctional DNA-binding transcriptional regulator/O6-methylguanine-DNA methyltransferase Ada — MAPMNSVPDATIDPRWRAVVERDRQWDGSFVFAVTSTKIFCRPSCPSRRPREDRVRFYASGHDARAAGYRACKRCVPESASALGANAMHTPLVVRAISLMEDDTMTVMKLADALDVSRAHLQRVFTRLVGCTPAEWQRAQRSERLRAALPSSESVSSAAFDAGFDSLPSAYTAAAAHLGMSPGSLRRGAAGETVFYTIVPCALGFVLVAMTSRGVHRVVLGDDPAALEATLRDALHAADLVRDDAALGDISASVVALASGAALSHALPLDVRGTAFQQRVWRELQRIPRGETITYAELAARIGAPKAVRAVGTACGANPVAMVVPCHRVVRADGSLGGYAWGLERKERLLREEQLPTA; from the coding sequence ATGGCCCCGATGAACTCTGTTCCTGATGCAACGATCGATCCTCGCTGGCGGGCGGTGGTCGAGCGCGATCGCCAGTGGGACGGCAGCTTCGTCTTTGCGGTGACGTCGACCAAGATCTTCTGCCGTCCGTCCTGCCCCTCGCGTCGTCCTCGCGAGGACCGCGTGCGATTCTACGCGAGCGGCCACGACGCCCGCGCCGCCGGCTACCGGGCCTGCAAGCGCTGCGTGCCGGAGTCCGCGTCGGCGTTGGGCGCCAATGCGATGCACACGCCGCTGGTCGTGCGAGCGATCAGCCTCATGGAGGATGATACGATGACGGTCATGAAACTCGCCGACGCGCTCGACGTCAGTCGGGCCCATCTGCAGCGGGTCTTCACGCGTCTGGTGGGCTGCACGCCTGCCGAATGGCAACGCGCGCAACGCAGCGAACGGCTACGCGCCGCACTGCCGTCGAGCGAATCGGTGTCGAGCGCGGCCTTCGACGCGGGCTTCGACTCGCTGCCGAGCGCCTACACGGCGGCAGCGGCGCACCTTGGCATGTCTCCCGGATCGCTTCGCCGCGGCGCGGCCGGCGAGACCGTGTTCTACACCATCGTCCCGTGCGCGCTCGGCTTCGTCCTGGTGGCGATGACATCGCGTGGCGTGCATCGCGTCGTGCTGGGCGACGATCCCGCCGCGCTCGAGGCGACGTTGCGGGACGCGCTGCACGCCGCGGATCTGGTGCGTGATGATGCGGCCCTTGGCGACATCAGCGCGAGCGTGGTCGCCTTGGCAAGCGGCGCGGCATTGTCGCACGCCCTGCCGCTCGATGTCCGTGGTACGGCGTTTCAGCAACGCGTGTGGCGCGAGCTGCAGCGTATCCCGCGCGGCGAAACGATCACGTATGCCGAGCTCGCCGCGCGCATCGGCGCACCGAAGGCGGTACGCGCCGTCGGTACGGCCTGCGGTGCGAATCCGGTGGCAATGGTGGTGCCGTGTCATCGCGTCGTGCGCGCCGATGGCAGCCTGGGCGGCTACGCGTGGGGGTTGGAGCGGAAGGAGAGGTTGTTGCGGGAAGAGCAACTGCCAACAGCTTAG
- a CDS encoding glutamine synthetase III, whose product MNGSRVAAMREVTQRPVRITVRPEENGILQPTSAWFGMNTFGLRQMRAKMPKDVYKKLAASIRLGKKLDSEIAPVVAQVIKEWAMSRGVTHFTHWFQPQTGLTAEKHDAFLNFDENKLPIETFTGEQLIQSEPDASSFPSGGLRATWEARGYTAWNPASPVFISETGGVKYLCIPSVFIGYNGEALDEMTPLLRSSDVLSHRAMELLELIGDSGVLRVNTTLGVEQEFFIIDRSHFALRPDLVMAARSLVGAPPPRGQQLEDHYFGGIPERVQACISEVEHELYKLGVPIVTRHNEVAPSQFEMAPIFEDTDIAVDHNHLVMSVLRKIALRHGLQAIVHEKPFAGINGSGKHCNWSLSITSDNQLDGTNLLKPGKTPHQNIRFLVFLAAVLKGVHKHAGLLRAGIAVSGNEHRLGANEAPPAIISAFLGTGLTQVVEDIAAGKTSPKNAEQAMLKLGVAKLPDVEQDNTDRNRTSPFAFTGAKFEFRAVGASQSIAFPVMLLQAAVAEALGEIIEQLKAEIKTGKSTDDAALRVAAKAFKESAAVRFEGNNYSDEWVVEAKKRGLLNLRRTPEALAQLRTDTAVALFKNTHILTEVELESRYHVRLERYVKDILIELHTIQQMIDTQVLPAAYAYLGTLATSAGQGAVAGINMQPIVDAANSVSKLVTTLQKKRAELAKVITKAEHMHDDLGGQAGYLTTTGCDTMGEVRDAADAIELAIGDEYWPLPRYREMLFPV is encoded by the coding sequence ATGAACGGCTCGCGCGTCGCTGCCATGCGCGAAGTCACGCAGCGCCCGGTTCGTATTACCGTCCGCCCGGAAGAGAACGGCATTCTGCAGCCGACCAGCGCGTGGTTCGGCATGAACACCTTCGGGCTGCGCCAGATGCGCGCCAAGATGCCCAAGGACGTCTACAAGAAGCTCGCGGCGTCCATCCGCCTCGGCAAAAAGCTCGACTCCGAGATCGCGCCGGTCGTCGCGCAGGTCATCAAGGAATGGGCGATGTCGCGCGGCGTCACGCACTTCACGCACTGGTTCCAGCCGCAGACCGGCCTCACCGCCGAGAAGCATGACGCCTTCCTGAACTTCGACGAGAACAAGCTCCCCATCGAGACGTTCACCGGTGAGCAGCTCATTCAGTCGGAGCCCGATGCGTCGAGCTTCCCGTCGGGTGGGTTGCGCGCGACGTGGGAGGCCCGCGGCTACACCGCGTGGAATCCGGCGTCGCCCGTGTTCATCAGCGAGACCGGTGGCGTCAAGTATCTCTGCATCCCGTCGGTCTTCATCGGCTACAACGGTGAAGCGCTCGACGAGATGACGCCGCTGCTGCGCAGCTCCGACGTGCTGTCACATCGCGCAATGGAACTGCTCGAACTCATCGGCGACAGCGGGGTGCTGCGCGTGAACACCACGCTCGGCGTCGAACAGGAATTCTTCATCATCGACCGCTCGCACTTCGCGCTGCGCCCCGACCTCGTCATGGCCGCGCGCTCGCTCGTGGGTGCGCCGCCGCCGCGTGGACAGCAGCTCGAGGACCACTACTTCGGTGGCATCCCCGAGCGTGTACAGGCGTGCATCAGCGAAGTCGAACATGAGCTCTACAAGCTCGGCGTGCCGATCGTCACGCGGCACAACGAAGTCGCGCCGTCGCAGTTCGAGATGGCGCCGATCTTCGAAGACACCGACATCGCCGTCGATCACAACCATCTCGTGATGAGCGTGCTGCGCAAGATCGCGCTGCGTCACGGGCTGCAGGCCATCGTGCATGAGAAGCCGTTCGCCGGCATCAACGGCTCGGGCAAGCACTGCAACTGGTCGCTCTCGATCACGTCCGACAACCAGCTCGACGGCACCAACCTGCTCAAGCCGGGCAAGACGCCGCACCAGAACATCCGTTTCCTGGTGTTCCTGGCGGCGGTGCTCAAGGGCGTGCACAAGCATGCCGGTCTGCTGCGTGCCGGTATCGCCGTCAGCGGCAACGAACATCGTCTCGGCGCCAACGAAGCGCCGCCCGCGATCATCTCGGCCTTCCTCGGCACGGGCCTCACGCAGGTCGTCGAAGACATCGCCGCTGGCAAGACGTCGCCCAAGAACGCCGAGCAGGCCATGCTGAAGCTCGGCGTGGCGAAGCTGCCGGACGTCGAACAGGACAACACCGACCGTAACCGTACGTCGCCGTTCGCATTCACCGGAGCGAAGTTCGAGTTCCGCGCGGTGGGCGCGTCGCAGAGCATCGCTTTCCCCGTCATGCTGCTGCAGGCCGCCGTGGCCGAAGCGCTGGGCGAGATCATCGAGCAGCTCAAGGCTGAGATCAAGACGGGCAAGAGCACCGATGACGCCGCGCTCAGAGTGGCCGCCAAGGCGTTCAAGGAATCGGCCGCCGTGCGCTTCGAAGGCAACAACTACTCCGACGAATGGGTGGTCGAGGCCAAAAAGCGTGGTCTGCTCAACCTGCGTCGCACGCCGGAAGCGTTGGCCCAGCTGCGCACCGACACCGCCGTCGCGCTGTTCAAGAACACGCACATTCTCACCGAAGTCGAACTCGAGAGCCGCTACCATGTGCGTCTCGAGCGCTACGTGAAGGACATCCTGATCGAGCTGCACACGATCCAGCAGATGATCGACACGCAGGTGCTCCCGGCGGCGTACGCGTATCTCGGCACGCTGGCGACGTCGGCGGGTCAGGGTGCTGTCGCCGGTATCAACATGCAGCCGATCGTCGACGCTGCGAACTCGGTGTCGAAGCTGGTGACCACGCTGCAGAAGAAGCGCGCCGAGCTCGCCAAGGTGATCACCAAGGCCGAGCACATGCACGACGACCTCGGCGGTCAGGCCGGCTATCTCACGACCACCGGCTGCGACACGATGGGCGAAGTGCGCGACGCGGCCGACGCGATCGAACTGGCGATCGGTGACGAGTACTGGCCGCTGCCGCGATACAGGGAGATGCTGTTCCCGGTTTGA
- a CDS encoding amidohydrolase, giving the protein MTTAIRTPALDAAALLDEAHQLAPQVIDWRRALHQRPEVAFKEHETARFIRQVLEQIGDLEISRPTETSVMARLRTGRPGPVLAVRADIDALPIHEENDVEYRSQTDGAMHACGHDGHTSIALGLVTLLARHRDQLRGEVRFLFQHAEELSPGGAEEMVRQGVMDGVDQVIGLHVWSAMPVGRIGLISGPAMAAPDTFECTITGKGGHAAIPHGTIDPIAVGAQVVSALQHVVSRTVDPLDPVVVSVTQFIAGTTFNVIPSTAYLAGTVRTFDPALRSTVPVTIERIIKGVTSAFGATYAFRYEPGYRPVINDPALTARLTDVVINTFGADTLIDMRPTMGGEDFSAYQQRAPGVFAFIGAGNVGEGIDFPHHHARFQIDERSLDIGLRYLTAATLDLLGTA; this is encoded by the coding sequence ATGACGACTGCCATTCGTACGCCGGCGCTCGACGCCGCGGCCTTGCTCGACGAGGCACACCAGTTGGCGCCCCAAGTGATCGACTGGCGCCGCGCGCTGCACCAGCGCCCCGAAGTTGCATTCAAGGAGCACGAAACAGCCCGATTCATTCGGCAGGTGCTCGAGCAGATCGGCGATCTCGAGATCTCGCGTCCGACCGAGACGAGCGTCATGGCCCGTCTCCGTACGGGTCGACCGGGACCGGTCCTCGCCGTTCGCGCCGACATCGACGCCCTCCCCATCCACGAGGAGAACGACGTCGAGTACCGGTCGCAGACCGACGGGGCGATGCACGCCTGCGGGCACGATGGACACACCTCGATCGCCCTCGGCCTCGTTACCCTGTTGGCGCGTCATCGCGACCAGCTGCGCGGCGAGGTTCGCTTCCTCTTTCAGCACGCCGAGGAGCTCTCACCGGGCGGCGCTGAAGAAATGGTGAGACAGGGGGTGATGGACGGGGTCGATCAGGTCATCGGCCTGCACGTCTGGTCGGCGATGCCGGTCGGGCGCATCGGACTGATCTCGGGACCGGCGATGGCGGCGCCCGACACCTTCGAGTGCACGATCACCGGCAAGGGCGGTCATGCCGCCATCCCGCACGGCACGATCGATCCGATCGCCGTCGGTGCGCAGGTGGTCTCGGCGCTGCAGCATGTCGTGTCGCGCACCGTCGATCCGCTCGACCCCGTGGTCGTGTCGGTTACGCAGTTCATCGCCGGCACCACGTTCAACGTGATCCCCAGCACGGCCTATCTCGCTGGTACCGTGCGCACGTTCGATCCCGCGCTGCGCAGCACCGTGCCCGTCACCATCGAGCGCATCATCAAGGGCGTGACGAGTGCGTTCGGCGCCACGTACGCGTTCCGGTATGAGCCGGGATATCGTCCGGTGATCAACGATCCGGCACTGACCGCGCGACTGACGGACGTGGTCATCAACACGTTTGGTGCGGACACGCTGATCGACATGCGCCCGACCATGGGCGGCGAAGACTTCTCGGCCTACCAACAACGCGCACCGGGCGTGTTCGCGTTCATCGGTGCCGGCAACGTGGGCGAGGGCATCGACTTTCCGCACCACCATGCGCGGTTTCAGATCGACGAACGCTCCCTGGACATCGGCCTGCGGTATCTCACCGCCGCTACTCTCGACCTGCTCGGGACGGCATGA